One Primulina tabacum isolate GXHZ01 chromosome 10, ASM2559414v2, whole genome shotgun sequence DNA segment encodes these proteins:
- the LOC142504911 gene encoding uncharacterized protein LOC142504911 codes for MVSELLIPGCQSWDYELLLEYFTSRDVQEILKITLPSTLRHDRIIWHQTNDGVYSVKSAYKILMAELEQHRTANNIEKWKELWKFKAPAKFKTLLWQAFRNCLPTRTNLSRRGINCPLVCVICTRDMENTWHIFVSCPYAAQCWTISNMKDIVDQCAKNADRFVDWFFKVLMAGDKVNVGGKENNAIGRTPTEWRKPQYQFLKCNVDATFFTETRSMRFGMVVRDTEGKCIGCRSMVMEGLYEVKEGEAMGLCEALSWIREMNFNQVIFGMDAQIIVKAILPLKS; via the exons ATGGTGAGCGAGCTTCTCATTCCGGGGTGTCAGAGTTGGGATTATGAATTGTTACTCGAATATTTCACTAGCAGAGATGTACaagaaatattgaaaattacaCTACCTTCAACGTTGCGGCATGATCGAATAATATGGCACCAAACAAATGATGGAGTATACTCGGTTAAAAGTGCTTACAAAATACTCATGGCGGAATTAGAGCAACATAGAACTGCAAATAACATAGAGAAATGGAAAGAGCTATGGAAGTTCAAAGCCCCAGCAAAATTTAAAACCTTACTTTGGCAAGCCTTTCGAAATTGTCTTCCTACAAGAACAAACCTTAGTAGGAGAGGAATAAACTGTCCTCTAGTGTGTGTGATCTGTACCAGGGATATGGAGAATACATGGCACATATTTGTCTCATGCCCCTATGCAGCACAATGTTGGACAATCTCAAATATGAAGGATATTGTTGACCAATGTGCAAAAAACGCTGATCGCTTTGTCGACTGGTTCTTCAAGGTACTAATGGCAGGAGATAAGGTGAATGTAG gGGGCAAGGAAAATAATGCAATCGGAAGAACACCTACAGAATGGAGAAAACCACAATATCAATTCTTAAAGTGTAATGTTGACGCAACATTCTTCACTGAAACTAGAAGTATGAGATTTGGTATGGTAGTCCGCGATACTGAAGGAAAGTGTATTGGATGTCGATCAATGGTAATGGAAGGGCTATACGAGGTGAAGGAGGGAGAAGCCATGGGATTATGTGAAGCTCTTTCATGGATCCGCGAAATGAATTTCAACCAAGTAATTTTTGGGATGGATGCTCAAATAATTGTGAAGGCTATATTACCTCTCAAAAGTTGA